The Ramlibacter algicola genome segment CGCACGCTGACGGCGCTCACGGCGATCTTCCTCCCGCTGAACCTGATCACCGGCATCTTCGGGATGAACTTCGCCAGCATGCCGCTGCTGCGCGACCCGATCGGCTTCTGGGTGGCAGTGGGCGGCATGGTGGTCATCGCGCTGTCGCTGGGGCTGGTGTTCTGGCGCAAGCACTACCTGGAGCGCAGTTCGCGCTGATCGCGTGCAGGGGGCGGTTCGCATCGGCTGTGCGGGCTGGACGTTGCCAGCCGACGTCGCGCCCCAGTTGCCGGCCGGCGACTCGCACCTGGCCCGCTACGCGCAGGTGTTCCCCTGCAGCGAGATCAACAGCTCGTTCCACCGGCCGCACCGCGCGTCCACCTGGCAACGCTGGGCCGCCTCGGTGCCGCCCGGTTTCGCCTTCTCGGCGAAGCTGCCCAAGACGATCACGCACGAAAGGCGCCTGCTCGACTGCGGCGCGCTGCTCGACGAGTTCCTGGCGCAGGCGAACGGGTTGGGCGCATCGTTGGCCTGCCTGCTCGTGCAGATGCCGCCCAGCTTCGCCTTCGATGCGGATGTCGCCCGTGCGTTCTTCAGCGGCTTGCGGTCGCGATGGGAGTTGCAGGTGGCCGCCGAACCACGCCACGCGACCTGGTTCGGTGCCGAGGCCGACGCCCTGCTGCGCGACATGCGCATTGCCCGTGTGCTGGCCGATCCCGTGCGCCATCCCGAAGGGGGCCAGCCGGGCGGCTGGCACGGCCTCACCTACCTGCGCCTGCACGGCACGCCGCGCATGTACTACTCGTCGTATCCCCAGGCGCAGTTGGAGGCACTGGCGCAGCGCATCGCACAGCAGGCCGCGACGGGCAGCGAGGTCTGGTGCATCTTCGACAACACGGCCAGCGGCGCGGCCGCCGGCGACGCGCTGCAACTGCAGCGGTTGCTCGTTCAGACGAAGGGCGGCTGAAGCTGCTCGTTGGCGAGCACGCGCTGCACGGCAGGCCGCTCGAGCATGCGCTGCAGGTAGGGGCCGAGCCGCGGCAGCTCACGCGCCTTGCCGCTCGGGAAGTTGCGGGTCCAGCGGCACAGCGTGAAGACGTAGGCATCGAGCGCGGTGTACTGCTCGCCGAGGAACCACGGACCGGCGTGCGAGGCCAGCTGCTCCTCCAGTTGCCCGAGCAGGCCGACCACCTTTTCGTGCGCGTGCCGCTTCACCTCCGCCGCGCCTTCCGCATTGCCCGCATCGACCCAGCGGTCCGGGTAGAAGTACACGATCAGAGCCGCCTGCAGCGTGTTGGTCAGCCACATGAGCCACTTGTAGAACTGCGCGCGATCGTTCGTGCCCAGCGCGGGCACGAGCTTCGCCTGCGGCTGCGTGTCGCACAGGTGCAGCGCGATCGCCGCGGTCTCGTACAGCACGAGATCGCCGTCGACCAGCACCGGCAGCAGGCCGTTCGGGTTGAGGCGCAGGTAGTCCGCCGCCTTGTGCGCGTTGGCCATGCGGTCGACGAACACGCGCTCGTACGGCACGCCGATGTCCTCCAGCAGGATGTGCGGCACCATGGCCGCGGTGCTGGGGTAGTGGTGCAGCTGGATCATTTCGGTTCCGGCAGTCCGAAGAGGGTTGCCGCGTTGCCCCACGCGATGCGGCGTGCGACGTCGGCCGGCAGGTCACCGAGCCACGCGCGGTAGCCGGCCATCAGGTCGTCGTAGCTGTCCCAGCGCTGGTTGACCCAGGTGTCCGAGCCGATCACGAAGCGTCCTGGGTACTTCAGGAGCAACTCGCGCCACGGCGCGCACAGCTTGCCGCCTTCGCAGGTCAGGCCCGGCCGGTACGACAGCTCGCCCATCAGCAGCGGGTACTTGGCGAACAGCTGGTCGACGCGCGCCACCGGCGCGCCGCCGATGCCGGTGTGCGCCCAGATCAACCGCGCCTTCTGGCCGCGTGAAGGCGTGTTCGCCATCAGGAGGTCGATGGCGGTGTCGTCGACGTGCGCCAGCACCACCAGCTGGCGCTCCTCGGCGAGTCGCATCAATTGCCGTGCGACCGGGCCGTTGGCGTTCGCGCTGTCGTACAGGTGGAACTCGCCGATGCCGCGGAATGGGCCGGCGGCCGACCCGCGGGCGAGCTCGTCGAGCACCATGCGGTGGATGCTCTCGTCGCGGTACCAGTTGTCGTAGTCGGCGCGGTTGCGGTACAGCCGCACGAAGGGCACGACGGTGACGCCGGCGGCGCGCACCTGGGGCGAGCCGGCCAGCGTGTGCGTGCCGTCGTTCGGCCGCGAATTGGACAGGATCGCGCGCACGCCGTTGCGCTGGAACCTGGCCGCGGCCTCCTGCGGCGGCACCGGGCCGCTGCGGCCATCCCAGGCCTCCACGTTGTAGTGCAGGTGGGCATCGAACAGCGGCCCCACGTAGGGAGCCGCCAGGGCGACGCCGCACGTCAGCGTCGCCAGCAGCGCGGCCAGTCCCTGCCGCAGGGCGCGCATCACGCGGCCAGATGCTTGCCGAAGAACGCCAGCGAGCGCTCGCGCGCTACCTTGGCCGACGGTTCGTCGTACGAGCCGCGCTGGTCGCAGTTGAAGCCGTGGTTGGCCTTGTAGACGTGGACCTCCACGTCCGGGTGCGCCTTCCTGAACGCCTCGACGCTGTCCAGCGGGATCCAGTGGTCCTGGTCGCCGAAGTGCGCGAGCACCGGCACCTTCGGCTGGCGCGCCGATTCGTCCGGCGTCGTCATGCCGCCGCCGTAGTAGCAGACCGCGGCCGACAGGCCGTCGAGCGTGCAGGCCGAGCGCCAGGACAGCAGCCCGCCCCAGCAGTAGCCGACGATGCCGACCTTGCCGCCCTGCTTCGCGTGCGTGATCGCGGCCTGGATGTCCTGCATCACGCCGGGCGCGGGCAGCGCCTCCACGGCCGTCTTCAACGCGAAGCCCGCCTGCATGTCGTCCTGGCTGTAGCCCAGTTCCACGCCCTGCTTCACGCGGTGGAAGGTCGACGGCGCGACCGCAAGGAAGCCCTGCGCCGCATAGCCGTCGGCGACGGACCGGATGTGCGAGTTGACCCCGAAGATCTCCTGCAGCACCACGACGGCGCCCTTCGCGGCGCCGGTGGGCTGCGCCACGTAGGCGGGGAAGCGGAAGCCGTCGGCGGCTTGCAGGTCGACGAATGCACCCATGGTGGTCTCCTTCGTGTGTGGGCGCGTATCCTAATCCCGGCAAAACGAACCAGGAGGCTCGATGGGCAATGTGGTGCTGGTCACCGGCGGCAGCCGGGGCATCGGGGCGGCGACGGCGCTGGCCGCCGCGGCGGAAGGCTGGAAGGTGGCGGTCAACTACGCGGCGCGCCGCGATGCCGCCGATGAGGTGGTGCACGCGATCGAGTCGCGCGGCGGGCAGGCGATCGCGGTGCAGGCCGACGTCGCCGACGAGCAGCAGGTGCTGGCGATGTACGAAGAGGTGGACCGCTTCGGCACGCTGGGCGCGCTGGTGAACAACGCCGGCGTCGTCGACGTCGCGGCACGCGTGGACGAGATGTCGGTCGCGCGGCTGCGCCGCATGTTC includes the following:
- a CDS encoding DUF72 domain-containing protein, with the protein product MPADVAPQLPAGDSHLARYAQVFPCSEINSSFHRPHRASTWQRWAASVPPGFAFSAKLPKTITHERRLLDCGALLDEFLAQANGLGASLACLLVQMPPSFAFDADVARAFFSGLRSRWELQVAAEPRHATWFGAEADALLRDMRIARVLADPVRHPEGGQPGGWHGLTYLRLHGTPRMYYSSYPQAQLEALAQRIAQQAATGSEVWCIFDNTASGAAAGDALQLQRLLVQTKGG
- a CDS encoding glutathione S-transferase family protein, with the translated sequence MIQLHHYPSTAAMVPHILLEDIGVPYERVFVDRMANAHKAADYLRLNPNGLLPVLVDGDLVLYETAAIALHLCDTQPQAKLVPALGTNDRAQFYKWLMWLTNTLQAALIVYFYPDRWVDAGNAEGAAEVKRHAHEKVVGLLGQLEEQLASHAGPWFLGEQYTALDAYVFTLCRWTRNFPSGKARELPRLGPYLQRMLERPAVQRVLANEQLQPPFV
- a CDS encoding amidohydrolase, with product MRALRQGLAALLATLTCGVALAAPYVGPLFDAHLHYNVEAWDGRSGPVPPQEAAARFQRNGVRAILSNSRPNDGTHTLAGSPQVRAAGVTVVPFVRLYRNRADYDNWYRDESIHRMVLDELARGSAAGPFRGIGEFHLYDSANANGPVARQLMRLAEERQLVVLAHVDDTAIDLLMANTPSRGQKARLIWAHTGIGGAPVARVDQLFAKYPLLMGELSYRPGLTCEGGKLCAPWRELLLKYPGRFVIGSDTWVNQRWDSYDDLMAGYRAWLGDLPADVARRIAWGNAATLFGLPEPK
- a CDS encoding dienelactone hydrolase family protein, whose product is MGAFVDLQAADGFRFPAYVAQPTGAAKGAVVVLQEIFGVNSHIRSVADGYAAQGFLAVAPSTFHRVKQGVELGYSQDDMQAGFALKTAVEALPAPGVMQDIQAAITHAKQGGKVGIVGYCWGGLLSWRSACTLDGLSAAVCYYGGGMTTPDESARQPKVPVLAHFGDQDHWIPLDSVEAFRKAHPDVEVHVYKANHGFNCDQRGSYDEPSAKVARERSLAFFGKHLAA